In Clostridium sp., one DNA window encodes the following:
- the spoVAD gene encoding stage V sporulation protein AD, translated as MLLGRQSFIFQSKPVILSHAAVGGPFESKGALADEFDRLFADIWLGQDSFEKAEKKLLEESCNLAITASGVKKEDINFFISGDLMNQIITSSFAARTLSIPFLGVFGACSSSMEGLATASLLIDSGSAKYVLTGTASHNAAVEKQFRYPTEYGSQKPPTAQWTVTGSGSVVLGKSGNGPKVTSATIGKVTDMGVSDPFNMGEAMAKAAVETIETHFKELNRDTSYYDIVATGDLGKIGHKIAEELLKKDGIQFKPGVFKDCGMLVYSDDQPVFSGASGCACSAVVTYGHFLKEIERGKLNRILIIATGALMSPMSYQQKESIPAIAHAVSIEK; from the coding sequence ATGCTTTTAGGAAGGCAGTCTTTTATTTTTCAGTCTAAACCTGTAATATTGTCACATGCAGCCGTTGGGGGGCCTTTTGAGTCAAAAGGTGCTTTGGCTGATGAATTTGACAGGCTTTTCGCTGACATATGGCTTGGGCAGGACAGTTTTGAAAAGGCTGAAAAGAAACTTTTGGAAGAGTCCTGTAATCTGGCTATAACGGCATCGGGTGTAAAGAAGGAAGATATAAATTTTTTTATAAGCGGAGATCTGATGAATCAGATAATAACAAGCAGCTTTGCAGCAAGAACTCTTTCAATTCCGTTTCTTGGAGTATTTGGCGCCTGCTCAAGTTCTATGGAGGGATTGGCTACTGCCTCACTGCTTATTGACAGTGGTTCGGCAAAGTATGTACTTACAGGTACTGCAAGCCATAATGCAGCAGTAGAAAAACAGTTCAGATACCCAACAGAATATGGAAGCCAGAAACCGCCAACCGCCCAATGGACTGTAACGGGTTCTGGCTCAGTAGTATTGGGCAAATCAGGAAATGGACCAAAAGTGACTTCTGCTACAATAGGAAAAGTCACTGATATGGGCGTATCTGATCCATTCAATATGGGGGAAGCAATGGCGAAGGCAGCTGTAGAGACTATTGAGACTCATTTCAAGGAATTGAACAGGGATACGTCCTATTATGATATTGTGGCAACAGGAGACCTTGGGAAAATAGGACATAAAATTGCGGAGGAACTCTTGAAAAAGGATGGAATTCAGTTTAAACCAGGGGTATTCAAGGACTGTGGAATGCTCGTATACAGTGATGATCAGCCTGTTTTCTCAGGTGCAAGTGGATGTGCCTGCTCGGCAGTAGTTACCTATGGACATTTTCTTAAAGAAATTGAAAGAGGAAAATTGAACAGAATTCTAATAATAGCAACAGGTGCATTGATGTCTCCAATGTCATATCAGCAGAAGGAAAGTATACCTGCTATTGCACATGCAGTTTCCATAGAAAAATAA
- the spoVAC gene encoding stage V sporulation protein AC: MASNKDEKLNPEQKKYQKFAETKVPKRKALRNCIRAFIVGGSICVFDQSLQFMFIKYFKFTEETAGNPASAILIIIAAALTGFGVFDHIAQWSGAGTSVPITGFANSIASAAIEHRTEGYVLGVGGNMFKIAGSVITFGVFSAFAVSIISILIKWLGGMI; the protein is encoded by the coding sequence ATGGCTTCAAACAAGGATGAAAAGTTAAATCCAGAACAAAAGAAATATCAGAAATTTGCTGAAACCAAAGTACCCAAAAGAAAGGCACTGAGAAATTGTATAAGAGCCTTTATAGTGGGAGGGTCCATATGTGTGTTTGATCAGTCACTTCAATTTATGTTTATAAAATACTTTAAATTCACTGAAGAAACTGCAGGGAATCCAGCTTCAGCTATACTTATAATAATAGCCGCAGCCTTGACGGGGTTTGGAGTTTTTGACCATATTGCCCAATGGTCAGGCGCAGGAACATCAGTTCCCATTACGGGCTTTGCCAATTCAATTGCTTCTGCAGCCATAGAACATAGAACAGAAGGGTATGTTCTTGGAGTTGGAGGAAATATGTTTAAAATAGCGGGTTCTGTTATAACTTTTGGAGTGTTTTCTGCATTTGCAGTATCCATAATAAGTATATTAATAAAGTGGTTAGGTGGTATGATATAA
- a CDS encoding FAD-binding oxidoreductase has product MELTYTQKYKKLDDTDIKFLVDLLGQDRVFTGKNISDDYSHDELGGISKYPDALVEVLSTEEVSKIMAYAYENNIPVVARGSGTGLVGSSVPIEGGIMIKLTNMNNILELDEENLTLTVEPGVLLMEIAKFVEEHDLFYPPDPGEKSATIGGNVSTNAGGMRAVKYGVTRDYVRGLEVVLPNGKVIQAGGKVVKNSSGYSIKDLICGSEGTLGIITKLVLKLLPLPKKSISLLVPFPDLDKAISTVPKIIKSKSIPTAIEFMQREVILAAEEFLGKKFPDNSSDAYLLLTFDGNSKEQIEADYEKVADICLEEGAIDVFISDTDERKESVWSARGAFLEAVKATTTEMDECDVVVPRNRVADFVKFTIEAEKKFDIRIRSFGHAGDGNLHVYILRDDLSKEKWDKKLSDVFDAMYNKAEELDGLVSGEHGIGYAKKKYIFRQYGDDYINLMRNIKLAFDPKNILNPGKVCE; this is encoded by the coding sequence ATGGAATTAACATATACTCAAAAATATAAAAAATTAGATGATACTGATATAAAATTCTTGGTAGATTTGCTTGGACAAGATAGGGTATTTACTGGTAAAAATATAAGCGATGATTACAGTCACGATGAATTGGGTGGAATTAGCAAGTATCCTGATGCATTGGTTGAAGTTTTGAGTACTGAAGAAGTTTCCAAGATAATGGCATATGCATATGAAAATAATATTCCAGTAGTAGCTAGAGGATCAGGAACAGGACTTGTTGGATCATCGGTTCCTATAGAAGGTGGAATAATGATCAAGCTTACGAATATGAATAATATACTTGAGCTGGATGAGGAAAATTTAACTCTTACAGTTGAACCGGGAGTTCTGCTCATGGAGATTGCCAAGTTTGTAGAAGAGCATGATTTATTCTATCCACCAGATCCAGGTGAAAAATCTGCTACAATAGGTGGAAATGTAAGTACCAATGCAGGCGGAATGAGAGCTGTTAAATATGGCGTAACAAGAGATTATGTCAGAGGACTTGAAGTAGTTCTTCCAAATGGAAAAGTTATACAGGCAGGTGGAAAGGTAGTAAAGAACAGCTCAGGCTACAGTATAAAAGATTTAATATGCGGATCTGAAGGAACTCTTGGTATTATTACAAAATTAGTATTGAAGCTTCTTCCGCTTCCTAAAAAATCAATAAGCTTGCTCGTACCATTCCCTGATTTGGATAAAGCTATAAGTACAGTTCCAAAGATAATAAAATCAAAATCGATACCCACGGCAATAGAATTCATGCAGAGGGAAGTTATACTTGCAGCAGAAGAATTCCTTGGAAAGAAATTCCCTGACAATTCATCAGATGCATATCTGCTTCTTACATTTGACGGAAACAGCAAGGAGCAAATAGAAGCAGATTATGAGAAAGTAGCAGATATATGTCTTGAAGAAGGTGCAATTGACGTATTTATTTCAGATACAGATGAAAGAAAAGAATCAGTATGGTCTGCAAGAGGAGCTTTCCTTGAAGCAGTTAAAGCAACTACTACTGAAATGGATGAATGTGATGTTGTCGTTCCAAGAAATAGAGTTGCAGATTTTGTTAAATTCACTATCGAAGCTGAAAAGAAATTTGATATAAGAATAAGAAGCTTTGGGCACGCAGGAGATGGAAACCTGCATGTATATATACTTAGAGATGATCTTTCTAAGGAAAAATGGGATAAGAAATTAAGTGATGTTTTCGATGCTATGTATAATAAGGCAGAAGAACTTGACGGCCTTGTTTCTGGAGAACATGGAATAGGATATGCAAAGAAAAAATATATATTCCGTCAATATGGAGATGACTATATAAACCTCATGAGGAATATAAAATTAGCTTTTGATCCTAAAAACATATTGAATCCAGGAAAAGTTTGTGAATAG
- a CDS encoding electron transfer flavoprotein subunit alpha, which yields MGRLVVHNDKVNPEVIEELLKICPFGAIEEKNGKIEVNAGCKMCKLCVKKGPAGVMEFVEDKVEEIDKSLWKGIAVYVDHVEGNIHPVTYELIGKARELAAKINQPVYAVFVGYDIKDKAEELLHYGIDEAFVYDYEELEDFRIEPYTSAIEDFINKVKPGTLLVGATTVGRSLAPRVAARFRTGLTADCTILDMRENTDLVQIRPAFGGNIMAKILNPNHRPQLATVRYKVMDAPCRTEETSGKINIAYMDKNKFKSNIDVLKVIKKVVEEDISEADVIVAVGRGVKSEKDLDIIKELADLLGAQIATTRPLIEAGWADPKKQIGLSGRTVKPKLIITCGISGAVQFAAGMNNSDVIVSINKDPKAPIFNIAHYGIVGDIYEIVPKIIENIKNNSDAVCKVI from the coding sequence ATGGGTAGATTGGTAGTTCATAATGATAAAGTAAATCCAGAAGTTATAGAAGAATTGCTTAAAATATGTCCTTTTGGAGCTATTGAAGAGAAGAATGGTAAAATTGAGGTAAATGCAGGATGTAAGATGTGCAAACTCTGTGTAAAAAAAGGACCTGCAGGAGTAATGGAGTTTGTAGAGGATAAAGTTGAAGAAATAGATAAGAGCTTATGGAAAGGTATTGCCGTATATGTAGATCATGTTGAAGGAAATATCCATCCGGTTACTTATGAGCTGATAGGAAAGGCAAGAGAACTTGCTGCAAAGATAAATCAGCCTGTATATGCAGTGTTTGTAGGATATGATATAAAAGATAAAGCAGAAGAGCTTTTACATTATGGCATAGATGAAGCTTTTGTGTATGACTACGAAGAACTTGAAGATTTTAGAATTGAACCCTACACTTCAGCTATAGAAGATTTTATAAATAAAGTTAAACCAGGTACTCTTCTTGTTGGAGCTACAACAGTTGGAAGATCACTGGCACCAAGAGTTGCAGCCAGGTTTAGAACAGGTTTGACAGCTGACTGTACGATACTTGATATGAGAGAAAATACAGACCTTGTTCAAATAAGGCCGGCATTTGGCGGTAACATAATGGCTAAGATATTAAATCCAAATCATAGACCACAGCTTGCTACTGTAAGATATAAAGTCATGGATGCACCTTGCAGAACAGAGGAGACTTCGGGAAAAATAAACATAGCATACATGGACAAAAATAAATTCAAGTCCAACATAGATGTATTGAAGGTAATCAAGAAAGTGGTTGAAGAGGATATATCCGAGGCTGATGTAATAGTTGCAGTAGGTAGAGGAGTTAAATCTGAAAAGGATCTGGATATAATAAAGGAACTTGCAGATTTACTTGGAGCTCAAATAGCAACAACTAGACCTCTAATAGAAGCGGGATGGGCAGATCCAAAGAAACAGATAGGATTAAGTGGAAGAACAGTTAAACCAAAACTTATAATAACTTGTGGAATATCCGGGGCAGTTCAATTTGCAGCTGGAATGAACAACTCAGATGTTATAGTCTCAATAAATAAAGATCCTAAAGCGCCTATATTCAATATAGCTCACTATGGTATTGTAGGAGATATATATGAAATAGTACCGAAAATCATAGAAAATATAAAGAACAATTCAGATGCTGTATGCAAGGTAATATAG
- a CDS encoding electron transfer flavoprotein subunit beta/FixA family protein: MDILVCIKQVPGTSKVEVDPVTGVLKRDGIDSKMNPYDLFALETALRIKEKQGGTIKVISMGPPQATEVIKEAYMMGADEGVLLSDRKFAGADVLATSYTISQGIKKMGHIDLILCGKQTTDGDTAQVGPEMAEYLGIPHIANVISIEDIKDNSVVVKMDMPNTIEIADIKFPCLLTVDKDIFQPRLPSYRKKLATKDREVGVLSLKDFEDKDENKYGLNGSPTQVEKIFPPEVNTDKEMWNGTNEELADKLTEKLKELKFV; this comes from the coding sequence ATGGATATATTGGTATGTATAAAACAAGTTCCAGGAACATCAAAAGTTGAAGTCGATCCAGTAACAGGAGTATTGAAGAGAGATGGTATAGATTCTAAAATGAATCCATATGATTTATTTGCACTGGAAACTGCACTCAGAATTAAAGAAAAACAGGGAGGAACTATAAAAGTAATAAGTATGGGACCTCCACAAGCTACTGAAGTAATAAAAGAGGCTTATATGATGGGTGCAGATGAGGGAGTACTTTTATCAGACAGAAAATTTGCAGGAGCAGATGTACTTGCAACTTCATATACGATATCCCAGGGAATAAAAAAAATGGGCCATATAGATTTGATTCTCTGTGGAAAGCAGACCACTGATGGTGATACAGCACAGGTAGGACCTGAAATGGCAGAATATCTTGGAATACCGCATATAGCAAATGTGATAAGTATTGAGGATATAAAGGACAATTCAGTAGTGGTTAAAATGGATATGCCAAATACTATAGAAATTGCTGATATAAAATTCCCTTGCCTCTTGACAGTAGATAAGGATATATTTCAGCCTAGACTTCCGTCTTATAGAAAAAAATTGGCTACAAAGGATAGAGAAGTTGGAGTTCTGAGTCTTAAGGATTTTGAAGATAAAGATGAGAATAAATATGGATTGAATGGTTCACCGACCCAGGTTGAAAAAATATTTCCACCAGAAGTAAATACAGACAAAGAGATGTGGAATGGAACAAATGAAGAGCTTGCAGACAAACTTACGGAAAAGCTTAAAGAACTTAAATTCGTTTAA
- the larA gene encoding nickel-dependent lactate racemase has translation MAKIELPYNKRKIEIEIDDKNLAGVLESKAGEYKTDLTEAEIVEKALDNPIGSPKLEELVKGKKNMVIISSDHTRPVPSKIIMPILLKRIRNVNPDIDIKILIATGFHRLTTKEELINKFGKEIAENENIIVHDSRDKSSLVKIGTLPSGGELIINKTAVETELLIAEGFIESHFFAGFSGGRKSILPGIASATTVMANHCAEFIASPHSRTGILEDNPIHKDMLYAAEKAKLAFIINVVIDSNKKIINAFAGHSKLAHEDGCKFVLDLSKVSKVDADIAISTNGGYPLDQNIYQSVKGMTAAEATCKDGGVIIMVAACNDGHGGEGFYNNLANVKTPKEYLDTVEKVPRNETVPDQWESQILARILNKHTVIMVTDMCDPNIIKNIHMQHASTFEEALKKAYDIAGKDAKVAVVPDGVAVIVR, from the coding sequence ATGGCTAAAATAGAATTGCCTTATAATAAGAGGAAGATTGAAATTGAAATCGACGATAAAAATCTTGCGGGTGTTTTGGAATCAAAAGCGGGTGAATATAAAACAGATCTGACTGAAGCCGAGATAGTTGAAAAAGCACTTGATAATCCAATAGGTTCTCCCAAACTGGAAGAGTTGGTAAAGGGAAAGAAGAATATGGTCATAATAAGCAGTGACCATACAAGACCTGTTCCAAGTAAGATTATAATGCCGATTCTATTGAAGAGAATAAGAAATGTAAATCCTGATATTGATATAAAGATATTGATTGCAACTGGTTTTCACAGACTTACAACCAAAGAAGAGTTAATAAACAAATTTGGAAAAGAAATTGCGGAGAATGAAAACATAATAGTACATGATTCACGAGATAAAAGTAGTTTAGTGAAAATAGGAACACTTCCATCTGGAGGGGAACTTATAATCAATAAAACAGCAGTAGAAACAGAGCTGCTAATAGCAGAGGGATTTATAGAATCACATTTCTTTGCTGGGTTTTCAGGAGGTAGAAAGAGCATACTGCCTGGAATAGCTTCTGCAACGACTGTTATGGCTAATCATTGTGCTGAATTTATCGCAAGCCCTCATTCAAGAACTGGAATACTTGAAGATAATCCGATTCACAAAGACATGCTCTATGCAGCAGAAAAGGCAAAGCTGGCATTTATAATAAATGTAGTCATAGACAGCAACAAGAAGATAATAAATGCCTTTGCAGGACATAGCAAACTTGCACATGAAGATGGATGTAAATTTGTATTGGATTTATCCAAGGTGTCTAAAGTAGATGCAGATATAGCTATTTCAACCAATGGAGGATATCCTCTTGATCAAAATATATATCAATCGGTTAAAGGTATGACAGCTGCAGAGGCAACATGCAAAGACGGAGGGGTAATAATAATGGTGGCTGCTTGTAATGATGGCCACGGTGGAGAAGGTTTTTATAACAACCTTGCAAATGTTAAAACTCCAAAGGAATATCTTGATACAGTTGAAAAAGTTCCTAGAAATGAAACTGTACCAGACCAATGGGAATCACAAATACTTGCAAGAATATTAAATAAGCATACTGTAATCATGGTGACAGATATGTGTGACCCTAACATTATAAAGAACATCCACATGCAGCATGCATCCACTTTTGAGGAAGCATTGAAAAAAGCATATGATATTGCTGGCAAAGATGCAAAAGTTGCAGTTGTACCAGATGGAGTGGCTGTAATAGTGAGATAA
- a CDS encoding L-lactate permease — protein sequence MLFLKFLLAILPIVWLIVALGKLKMPGHKACSIALVIAVILAIGFWKLNAIYTVSAVLEGILNALWPICLVIVAALFTYNLTLRTGAMDSIKEMLAGVSTDKRVLALLIAWGFGNFMEGMAGFGTAVAIPASMLAGIGLNPIAAVVGCLVVNSTPTAFGSVGIPLVTLSSVTGITSHVLAANTVIIEVILTFISPFVLVCIIGGGIKALKGVLPITLISALAFVIPWYITATVVGAELPNIVGSICCMIFTVVAAKIFNKKPEDEYSIEVQDKKEGSGLSLGKAIKSWSPFILIFVMLILTSTLVPAINHVIAKYKTVAVVYAGQGGNKLTFSWINTPGVIIFIAAIIGGIIQGAKASTMFSVLVDTLKANWKAMATICAVMAVAKVMGYSGMIADIASLLVVATGGAYPIISPLIGAIGAFVTGSGTSTSVLFGGLQAETARGLGLSAPWLASANVLGAGIGKMICPQGIAIGVTAINKPGSESKVLGNVFKYFIIYVVISGIICFLGAKFI from the coding sequence ATGTTATTTTTAAAATTTTTATTAGCTATATTACCAATTGTTTGGCTTATAGTCGCATTGGGTAAATTAAAAATGCCAGGACATAAAGCTTGTTCTATTGCACTTGTCATTGCAGTGATTTTAGCTATTGGTTTTTGGAAGTTAAATGCTATTTATACTGTATCAGCAGTACTGGAAGGAATATTAAACGCCCTGTGGCCGATTTGTTTAGTTATTGTTGCAGCCTTGTTTACGTATAACTTGACTTTACGTACAGGTGCAATGGACTCCATAAAAGAAATGCTGGCTGGAGTTTCTACTGATAAAAGAGTTTTAGCATTACTTATTGCATGGGGATTCGGTAACTTCATGGAAGGAATGGCAGGGTTCGGTACAGCAGTTGCTATTCCGGCATCTATGCTCGCTGGTATTGGATTAAACCCAATTGCAGCAGTTGTAGGATGTTTAGTTGTTAATAGTACACCAACTGCATTTGGATCAGTTGGAATACCACTTGTAACACTTTCATCGGTAACTGGAATTACATCTCATGTATTAGCGGCAAATACAGTAATAATTGAAGTAATTCTTACTTTTATCAGCCCATTTGTTTTAGTATGCATTATAGGTGGCGGCATAAAGGCATTGAAAGGGGTACTCCCTATTACGCTGATTTCAGCATTGGCATTTGTAATACCTTGGTATATTACAGCAACAGTAGTTGGAGCAGAATTGCCAAACATAGTAGGTTCTATCTGCTGCATGATATTTACAGTCGTTGCAGCAAAAATCTTTAATAAAAAACCAGAAGACGAGTATTCTATTGAAGTTCAGGATAAAAAAGAAGGATCAGGCTTATCACTGGGTAAAGCAATAAAATCATGGAGCCCATTTATTCTAATATTTGTAATGTTAATACTTACATCAACTTTAGTTCCAGCAATTAATCACGTGATTGCAAAATACAAAACCGTTGCAGTTGTATATGCAGGCCAAGGTGGAAATAAGTTGACTTTTAGCTGGATCAATACACCAGGTGTCATCATTTTTATTGCTGCAATTATTGGAGGTATTATTCAAGGTGCGAAAGCATCAACGATGTTTAGCGTGTTGGTTGATACATTAAAAGCAAACTGGAAAGCAATGGCTACAATTTGTGCGGTTATGGCAGTAGCAAAGGTAATGGGTTATAGTGGAATGATTGCAGATATTGCAAGCCTTTTAGTTGTAGCTACAGGAGGAGCATATCCGATAATTTCCCCACTAATTGGAGCTATCGGGGCATTTGTTACAGGATCAGGTACATCAACTAGTGTTTTATTTGGAGGATTACAGGCAGAGACAGCTCGAGGACTTGGACTTTCTGCACCATGGCTGGCATCAGCAAATGTTCTTGGAGCAGGTATTGGAAAGATGATTTGTCCTCAAGGTATTGCAATTGGTGTAACTGCAATTAATAAACCAGGTTCAGAAAGTAAAGTTTTAGGAAATGTGTTTAAATATTTTATAATTTATGTAGTTATTTCCGGCATCATATGCTTCTTAGGAGCAAAATTTATATAA
- a CDS encoding FadR/GntR family transcriptional regulator produces the protein MFRPIKSTKVYEQVIEQIKNMIIDGTLKKGDRLPSERELVENLEVSRTSVREAIRALQIMGLIECRQGEGNFIRQNFENTLLEPISIMFMLQESNPEEVLEVRKIIEIETVALAVNKITSEQLDDLKKISDSFKVCKDEEKNVKYDKEFHYKIAKASGNLLIINILNAMSSIMDSFLKDARKKILIDENNLTVLANQHECIYEAIKSKDEARASLEMKKHLDFTNEYLRRNVNT, from the coding sequence ATTTTTCGTCCGATAAAGAGCACAAAGGTATATGAGCAGGTAATAGAGCAAATAAAAAATATGATTATTGATGGTACACTTAAAAAGGGTGACAGACTTCCTTCAGAGAGAGAACTTGTTGAAAATCTGGAAGTCAGTAGAACATCCGTTAGAGAAGCAATAAGGGCACTCCAGATTATGGGATTAATAGAATGCAGACAAGGTGAAGGAAATTTTATAAGGCAGAATTTTGAAAATACTCTCCTAGAACCTATATCTATAATGTTTATGCTCCAGGAAAGCAATCCTGAGGAAGTTCTTGAAGTAAGGAAGATAATAGAAATAGAGACTGTAGCGCTTGCGGTAAATAAAATAACAAGTGAGCAACTGGATGACTTGAAGAAAATATCCGATTCATTCAAAGTATGCAAAGATGAAGAGAAAAATGTTAAATATGATAAGGAGTTTCATTATAAAATTGCCAAGGCATCAGGTAATCTTTTAATAATAAATATATTGAATGCCATGTCGTCCATTATGGATTCATTTTTGAAGGATGCCAGAAAAAAAATACTCATAGATGAAAATAATTTAACAGTGCTTGCAAATCAGCATGAATGTATATATGAAGCAATTAAGAGCAAAGATGAAGCGAGAGCTTCTCTGGAAATGAAAAAACATCTGGATTTTACCAATGAGTATCTAAGAAGGAATGTAAATACTTAA
- a CDS encoding ribonuclease H-like domain-containing protein has translation MIKKYDDIFVKQPSCDEALKVNGNIFILKDALFFDLEHYIYRKPICIGVFGCCFYNWDAEVLQVTQYMIENRRDSRDILKMTENYFVDMWNRGKKYIVTFSGNNDFTVIDYLFKKYNLEFDIKEHFFHIDLQKQYEKEIHSSIGLKALEKEFGIERNSDVISGSNLARTFSRIIKDSEYIRRMPEDKKEKILLYNEQDVVSLFDMYIKWKNIFKN, from the coding sequence GTGATAAAAAAATATGATGACATATTTGTAAAGCAGCCTTCATGCGATGAGGCTTTGAAAGTAAATGGGAATATATTTATTTTAAAGGATGCCTTATTTTTTGATCTTGAGCATTATATATATAGAAAACCTATATGTATAGGAGTCTTTGGATGCTGCTTTTATAACTGGGATGCAGAGGTGCTGCAGGTGACCCAGTATATGATAGAGAACAGAAGGGATTCTAGGGACATACTTAAGATGACAGAGAATTATTTTGTGGATATGTGGAACAGAGGTAAGAAGTATATTGTTACGTTCTCTGGCAACAATGATTTTACGGTAATAGACTATTTATTTAAAAAATATAATCTGGAATTTGATATCAAGGAACACTTTTTCCATATTGACCTGCAAAAGCAGTATGAGAAGGAAATACACAGTTCAATAGGACTTAAGGCATTGGAGAAGGAATTTGGCATTGAGAGAAATAGTGATGTTATAAGTGGCTCGAATCTTGCGAGGACTTTCAGCAGGATAATAAAAGACAGCGAATATATAAGAAGGATGCCTGAAGATAAAAAGGAAAAAATACTTTTATATAATGAACAGGATGTAGTTAGCTTGTTTGATATGTATATAAAGTGGAAAAATATTTTTAAAAATTGA
- a CDS encoding HAD-IB family hydrolase gives MSIAAFFDIDGTLYREGLMTEVFKKLVKYEVIPPERWYKEVKPEYEKWDRRQGNYDNYLLKMAYIYIEAIKGLHKSQIDFIAEKVISQKGDRVYTYTRDRIKWHKKKGHKIITISGSPVELVREMSKKYGFDDYIGAKYIIDSNNIYTGEVIPMWDSESKKKSIEMFVKRYDIDLKKSYSYGDTAGDFDMLNMVGNPVCVNPTRELVKEAVDNKLLKHKIKIVVERKDMVYNLDPSCIEFI, from the coding sequence ATGAGCATAGCGGCTTTTTTTGATATAGATGGAACTCTTTATAGAGAAGGACTTATGACTGAAGTATTTAAGAAACTTGTAAAATATGAGGTAATTCCACCTGAAAGATGGTATAAAGAAGTAAAGCCGGAATATGAAAAATGGGATAGAAGACAGGGCAACTATGATAACTATCTTTTGAAAATGGCATATATATATATAGAAGCTATAAAGGGACTTCACAAATCACAGATAGATTTTATAGCAGAAAAAGTAATATCACAGAAAGGGGACAGGGTATATACTTATACAAGAGACAGAATAAAGTGGCATAAAAAAAAGGGACACAAGATAATAACGATATCAGGGAGTCCTGTGGAACTTGTGAGGGAAATGTCGAAAAAATATGGATTTGATGATTACATTGGAGCAAAGTATATTATAGATAGCAATAATATATATACTGGAGAGGTTATACCAATGTGGGACAGTGAGAGCAAAAAAAAATCTATAGAGATGTTTGTTAAAAGATATGACATAGATTTAAAAAAAAGCTATAGCTATGGAGACACAGCAGGTGATTTTGACATGTTGAACATGGTGGGGAATCCTGTATGTGTAAATCCAACCAGAGAGCTCGTAAAAGAAGCGGTGGACAATAAACTGTTGAAGCATAAGATAAAAATAGTAGTCGAGAGAAAGGATATGGTTTATAATTTAGATCCATCGTGTATAGAGTTCATCTAA